In one Kitasatospora cineracea genomic region, the following are encoded:
- a CDS encoding helicase C-terminal domain-containing protein: MRCPIGKKSGSALASWLRGLDAAELERVLAARPDTVSAPEPQSVGELADRLQRPASVALVLPRLALPCLQLAEALAALTVASLDELAFLLGASDGERARGFAFTLQALMDCALVWPDGDGRLHLAAPLRNAWASPLGLDAPLGQLLAGSSSDELGRMLAKLGVKPAANRKAQRLAALVEQHGDPARVAALVAKAPTATRELLDRRARQAPERPGFVLFGTPQADAGPGEQWAVERGLLVRDRHRYGPARMPAEVALALRGSDWHAPFTPVPPEVRSVPVTGSDVEREAAAASMAFAAHAVSVLGVCAAAPPARLKAGGIGARELSRIGRAAQCDEIPVRLVLEAASAAGLLARDGDRVTATAAYDTWAGKEPADQFAVLLRAWWALPLAPGGSRDEDGKALPALAGAPPCEGCVQARHGLLAAASRLPAGEGAAASADLGALLVWLRPLADELPQDATPFATLVTEAELLGALALGAVSPLGAALLADDAEALADACRRLLPAASGTARFGSDLTAVVAGTPSAHLFELLDSVADREAAGAASVWRFSPGSVRRALDAGRTADALTTDLAAVAVEPLPQPLSYLIHDTARSHGRVRVVSAACVIHGQEPALLAELAAHRGLVHLGLRQLAPTVLISRTAADKTLAALRAAGYAPVAEEPDGSVRIERARRHRAASPVPPPRRPGGRTRAQRTDARTADVGTAVDLHALARRLRDAPQDLAKPDPYDGRPYASDTEEIIAETARNLSFTDARQLAHAVDEGRSITIEYVATSGSTTVRTLSRLELDAPYLHAWCHLRDDERMFTISRIHGVMPA, encoded by the coding sequence GTGAGGTGTCCCATCGGTAAGAAGAGCGGATCGGCACTGGCCTCGTGGCTGCGCGGCCTCGATGCTGCCGAGTTGGAGCGGGTCCTGGCGGCGCGCCCTGACACCGTGTCGGCTCCGGAGCCGCAGTCGGTCGGTGAGCTGGCGGACCGTCTTCAGCGCCCGGCGTCAGTGGCGCTGGTCCTGCCCCGGCTCGCGCTGCCGTGCCTGCAGTTGGCGGAGGCCCTCGCCGCGCTGACGGTTGCGTCGCTGGACGAACTGGCATTCCTGCTGGGGGCGTCGGACGGTGAACGCGCCCGCGGATTCGCCTTCACGCTGCAGGCGTTGATGGACTGCGCCCTGGTGTGGCCGGACGGCGACGGCCGGCTCCACCTGGCGGCACCTCTGCGGAACGCGTGGGCCTCGCCCCTGGGGCTCGACGCACCGCTCGGGCAACTGCTCGCGGGCTCTAGCTCCGACGAGTTGGGCCGGATGCTGGCGAAGCTCGGCGTCAAACCTGCGGCCAACCGGAAAGCGCAGCGGCTGGCAGCACTGGTCGAGCAGCACGGCGATCCGGCTCGGGTCGCCGCGTTGGTGGCCAAGGCGCCCACGGCCACCCGTGAACTGCTCGATCGACGCGCACGACAAGCTCCGGAGCGGCCGGGCTTCGTCCTGTTCGGTACGCCGCAGGCCGACGCCGGGCCCGGCGAGCAGTGGGCGGTCGAGCGAGGGCTGCTGGTCCGGGACCGGCACCGCTACGGGCCCGCCCGGATGCCCGCGGAGGTGGCGCTCGCCCTGCGCGGCTCCGACTGGCACGCCCCGTTCACACCCGTCCCGCCCGAGGTGCGCTCCGTCCCCGTCACCGGCTCGGACGTCGAACGGGAAGCCGCGGCCGCTTCCATGGCGTTCGCCGCCCACGCCGTGTCCGTCCTGGGGGTGTGCGCCGCCGCCCCACCGGCCCGGCTCAAGGCCGGCGGGATCGGCGCCCGCGAGCTGTCCCGGATCGGCAGGGCGGCGCAGTGCGACGAGATCCCGGTGCGCCTCGTGCTGGAGGCGGCGAGCGCGGCCGGGCTGCTGGCCCGGGACGGCGACCGGGTCACGGCGACCGCGGCCTACGACACCTGGGCCGGGAAGGAACCCGCCGACCAGTTCGCGGTGCTGCTCCGGGCCTGGTGGGCACTCCCGCTGGCCCCCGGCGGGAGCCGCGACGAGGACGGGAAGGCGCTGCCGGCCCTCGCCGGGGCACCGCCCTGCGAGGGCTGCGTCCAGGCCCGGCACGGGCTGCTCGCGGCCGCGTCGCGGCTCCCGGCCGGCGAAGGCGCGGCAGCGTCGGCGGACCTCGGGGCGCTGCTGGTGTGGCTGCGTCCGCTCGCCGACGAACTCCCCCAGGACGCCACGCCGTTCGCCACCCTGGTCACAGAGGCGGAACTGCTCGGCGCACTCGCCCTCGGGGCCGTGTCCCCGCTCGGGGCCGCCCTGCTCGCCGACGACGCCGAAGCGCTGGCCGACGCCTGCCGGCGTCTGCTGCCCGCCGCCAGCGGGACCGCCCGCTTCGGCAGCGACCTCACGGCCGTGGTCGCCGGTACGCCGTCGGCGCACCTCTTCGAGCTGCTGGACTCCGTCGCGGACCGGGAGGCTGCCGGTGCGGCGTCCGTGTGGCGGTTCAGCCCGGGTAGCGTCCGCCGCGCCCTCGACGCCGGCCGCACCGCGGACGCCCTCACGACCGACCTGGCCGCCGTCGCCGTCGAGCCGCTTCCCCAACCGCTCTCGTACCTGATCCACGACACCGCGCGCAGCCACGGCCGGGTACGGGTCGTCTCCGCGGCCTGCGTGATCCACGGCCAGGAGCCCGCCCTGCTGGCCGAACTGGCCGCCCATCGGGGGCTCGTGCATCTCGGCCTGCGACAGCTGGCACCGACGGTGCTGATCAGCCGGACCGCGGCGGACAAGACCCTCGCCGCGCTGCGCGCCGCGGGTTACGCCCCGGTCGCGGAGGAGCCCGACGGATCCGTCCGGATCGAACGGGCCCGACGCCACCGCGCGGCGAGCCCGGTCCCGCCCCCTCGTCGTCCCGGTGGCAGGACCCGCGCGCAGCGGACGGACGCCCGCACGGCGGACGTGGGGACGGCCGTCGACCTGCACGCCCTCGCCCGCCGGCTCCGGGACGCCCCGCAGGACCTCGCGAAGCCCGACCCGTACGACGGCCGCCCGTACGCGAGCGACACCGAGGAGATCATCGCCGAAACCGCACGCAACCTCTCCTTCACCGACGCCCGCCAGCTGGCCCATGCCGTGGACGAAGGGCGGTCGATCACCATCGAGTACGTCGCCACCTCGGGCAGCACGACCGTCCGCACCCTCAGCCGCCTCGAACTCGATGCCCCCTACCTCCACGCCTGGTGCCACCTCCGGGATGACGAGCGCATGTTCACCATTTCCCGCATCCACGGCGTGATGCCCGCGTAG
- a CDS encoding PIN domain-containing protein, whose product MKKKPAEEVRRRRVFVLDSEALSLAVRGDRMMIARLDLAARGEAEVVTSPMTLVEAYDARTTEQRWDWVLSRVNVAELGKDEARQARRLLADAGLHGHKYAIDAVLAVVALRQRGQVTVFTSDPEDLERLLPDHVVVIKV is encoded by the coding sequence GTGAAGAAGAAGCCCGCCGAGGAAGTCCGGCGGCGGCGCGTCTTCGTGCTGGACAGCGAAGCCCTCTCGCTCGCGGTGCGCGGCGACCGGATGATGATCGCCCGACTCGACCTCGCCGCCCGCGGCGAGGCGGAGGTCGTCACCTCGCCGATGACCCTGGTCGAGGCGTACGACGCACGCACCACGGAACAGCGCTGGGACTGGGTGCTCTCTCGGGTGAACGTCGCCGAACTCGGCAAGGACGAGGCCCGACAGGCACGTCGGCTGCTGGCGGACGCCGGCCTGCACGGGCACAAGTACGCGATCGACGCCGTGCTCGCGGTGGTGGCACTGCGGCAGCGCGGCCAGGTGACGGTCTTCACCTCCGACCCGGAGGACCTGGAGAGACTGCTGCCGGACCACGTCGTGGTGATAAAGGTCTGA
- a CDS encoding CopG family transcriptional regulator, translated as MASKKVTITLPEDLLDEIRADSADRGLSAYVADALRAKRDRDRLQELVVWLEEEHGPVSSDERAAAYAELDGLDAEYDRRRAARSKSSGAAA; from the coding sequence ATGGCATCCAAGAAGGTCACCATTACCCTCCCCGAGGACCTGCTGGACGAGATCCGCGCGGACAGTGCCGATCGTGGCCTCTCCGCCTACGTCGCCGACGCCCTCCGGGCCAAGCGCGACCGCGATCGCCTGCAGGAACTGGTCGTGTGGCTGGAAGAGGAACACGGGCCGGTCAGCAGTGACGAACGGGCTGCCGCATACGCGGAACTGGACGGCCTCGACGCGGAGTACGACCGGCGGCGCGCGGCCCGCAGCAAGAGCAGCGGGGCAGCCGCGTGA
- a CDS encoding PP2C family protein-serine/threonine phosphatase gives MLGALLDQAHELPPQLIAPLVADAVRGFGGRDPVLLLQDYGQLMLVPLSGRGPAAGDPVPIDGSPAGAAFLRGVSVEVPQGDGVRVYLPLLDGGDEVGVLALTLDDVDGDDRRLLRRFASLVADLLVTKSGYTDRIFQARRLQPMSVAAEIQWSLLPPLAMTTPQVAVAGILEPAYHVAGDSFDYALNDDHLHVATIDAMGHGLDAATMATVAIGAYRHARRADIGLAEIYAFMDRAIAEQFGPDHFVTAQMMRLNTVTGHLQWVNAGHPKPLLIRDHVVVERLESVTTLPVGFGGEEPVISERVLRHGDRVLCFTDGLVEEREAGGEQFGEEQLIAWVNRVERSQTGVRAVVRALSHVLKEKRGGRTSDDATLFLIEWR, from the coding sequence ATGCTGGGCGCGCTGCTCGACCAGGCCCACGAGCTTCCGCCCCAGCTGATCGCTCCGTTGGTCGCCGACGCGGTGCGTGGGTTCGGCGGTCGTGACCCGGTGCTCCTGCTGCAGGACTACGGGCAGCTGATGCTGGTGCCGCTGTCCGGCCGGGGGCCGGCCGCCGGGGACCCGGTGCCGATCGACGGCTCGCCCGCTGGTGCGGCCTTTCTGCGTGGCGTCTCCGTCGAGGTGCCGCAGGGTGACGGGGTGCGGGTGTACCTGCCATTGCTGGACGGCGGGGACGAGGTGGGAGTGCTGGCACTCACGCTGGACGACGTCGATGGCGACGACCGGCGGCTCCTGCGGCGCTTCGCCTCCCTGGTCGCGGATCTGCTGGTCACCAAGAGTGGCTACACCGACCGGATCTTCCAGGCCCGGCGCCTCCAGCCGATGAGCGTGGCCGCGGAGATCCAGTGGTCACTGCTGCCTCCGCTGGCGATGACCACCCCGCAGGTTGCCGTGGCCGGCATCCTCGAACCCGCCTACCACGTGGCTGGCGACAGCTTCGACTACGCGCTCAACGACGACCATCTGCACGTGGCCACGATCGACGCCATGGGCCACGGGCTTGACGCCGCTACCATGGCGACCGTCGCCATCGGCGCGTACCGGCACGCCCGACGCGCCGACATCGGGCTCGCCGAGATCTACGCGTTCATGGACCGGGCCATCGCCGAGCAGTTCGGGCCGGACCACTTCGTCACCGCGCAGATGATGCGCCTGAACACCGTTACCGGCCACCTGCAGTGGGTCAACGCAGGCCATCCCAAGCCGCTGCTGATCCGCGACCACGTCGTCGTCGAGCGGCTGGAGAGCGTCACCACCCTGCCGGTCGGGTTCGGCGGCGAGGAGCCGGTGATCAGCGAGCGGGTGCTGCGGCACGGTGACCGGGTCCTGTGCTTCACCGACGGCCTGGTCGAGGAGCGCGAGGCCGGCGGGGAGCAGTTCGGGGAGGAACAGCTCATCGCCTGGGTCAACCGCGTCGAGCGCTCGCAGACCGGGGTGCGGGCCGTGGTGCGCGCGCTCTCCCACGTCCTGAAGGAGAAGCGGGGCGGACGGACGAGCGACGATGCCACCCTGTTCCTGATCGAGTGGCGCTGA
- a CDS encoding DUF5994 family protein, with protein MSDEASDSRYGFLPERFRQAAKPGTVALRLETTRSREGVLDGAWWPRSRDISTELPDLVHALTGHLGPIASVGLDAGAWDDVPASLMVDGRSVHIDRYPVGDDTVIVTRGDRDHFSLLVVPPHASQEAALASMARAVRAGGSDSARQILVDTGVSSGHPAETS; from the coding sequence ATGTCGGACGAAGCCAGTGATTCCCGCTACGGGTTTCTGCCGGAGCGGTTCCGGCAGGCCGCGAAGCCGGGGACGGTAGCGTTGCGACTGGAGACCACCCGGTCACGCGAAGGCGTGCTCGACGGTGCGTGGTGGCCGCGTTCACGGGACATCAGCACCGAACTTCCCGACCTGGTCCACGCGTTGACCGGGCATCTCGGGCCCATTGCGAGCGTCGGTCTGGACGCGGGCGCCTGGGACGACGTCCCGGCCAGCCTGATGGTCGACGGCCGGTCGGTGCACATCGACCGCTACCCGGTCGGCGACGACACCGTGATCGTCACACGGGGCGACCGTGACCACTTCAGCCTGCTCGTCGTCCCCCCGCACGCGAGCCAGGAAGCGGCCCTGGCCTCCATGGCACGCGCGGTCAGGGCCGGTGGCAGCGATTCGGCACGGCAGATCCTCGTCGACACCGGCGTCAGCTCCGGCCACCCGGCCGAAACGTCCTGA
- a CDS encoding DUF5994 family protein: MTVIDGATLATPEPALRFSLAPDGPRAGRLDGAWWPRSHDLPLELPALAAELDTRWGRVARITVNPAQWLTVPRRIPVAGHTVHVGWFTAVQDRHTISVRSHLPHRLTLLVVPPRTGALAAARLMAEAADPANTSTASELLADEPSAKMPDRRGIVWPVRDPSVSAWGSARWGGPSSSPGRSDTGGPRPTTGDADHR, translated from the coding sequence ATGACCGTGATCGACGGCGCGACGCTTGCCACTCCCGAACCCGCCTTGCGGTTCTCCCTGGCACCGGACGGCCCGCGAGCCGGACGGCTGGACGGGGCCTGGTGGCCCCGATCGCACGACCTTCCTCTCGAACTCCCCGCCCTGGCCGCCGAATTGGACACGCGGTGGGGTCGGGTCGCCAGAATCACCGTGAACCCCGCCCAGTGGTTGACCGTCCCCCGGCGGATCCCGGTCGCGGGCCACACCGTCCACGTGGGCTGGTTCACCGCCGTGCAGGACAGGCACACGATCTCGGTCCGCTCGCACCTTCCCCACCGGCTGACTCTGCTGGTCGTCCCGCCTCGGACGGGAGCCCTCGCTGCCGCCCGGCTCATGGCCGAGGCCGCCGATCCCGCGAACACCAGTACCGCGAGCGAACTGCTCGCCGACGAGCCGTCGGCGAAGATGCCCGACCGGCGGGGGATCGTCTGGCCGGTACGCGACCCCTCGGTCTCGGCCTGGGGCTCCGCCCGGTGGGGCGGGCCGTCGTCCTCGCCCGGGCGCTCCGACACTGGTGGCCCCCGACCGACCACCGGTGACGCCGATCACCGGTGA
- a CDS encoding PRC-barrel domain-containing protein: MFEAGGIREWRGHDVVDAGGHKIGTLESVHVDTATDQPSFATVTVVLPTRRRLVFVPLSDPTVGPGCPKVPLPESRVKHAPGIDTDGELPAEDEAAVFAHYGLTYAPGTGGERRLALRQEPSGP; the protein is encoded by the coding sequence GTGTTCGAGGCAGGCGGCATCCGGGAGTGGCGCGGCCATGACGTGGTCGACGCCGGCGGGCACAAGATCGGCACGCTGGAGTCCGTCCACGTGGACACCGCGACCGATCAGCCGTCCTTCGCCACGGTCACGGTCGTCCTGCCCACCCGCCGCCGCCTGGTGTTCGTCCCGCTGTCCGACCCAACGGTAGGTCCCGGCTGCCCGAAGGTCCCCCTGCCCGAGAGCCGGGTGAAACACGCCCCGGGCATCGACACCGACGGCGAACTCCCCGCCGAGGACGAGGCGGCTGTCTTCGCCCACTACGGACTGACCTACGCACCGGGCACGGGCGGGGAGCGCCGCCTGGCCCTCCGCCAGGAGCCGTCCGGACCATGA